The Leishmania mexicana MHOM/GT/2001/U1103 complete genome, chromosome 32 genomic interval GACGATGTGCAGGAGGGCTACGGAGCTGAGAACATCTTCATGCCCTGCGAGGGAGTTTGGGAGGACGCCTTCACACCAAAGCTGTGTCAGCGGCAAATCAGCTCTGGCGCCGTCCTCATGCACTTTTCCGGATACCGGCAGGCGGGGCTGGACTACACCATTGTGCGCGAGGCGGATCCACTGCACATTCGGCAGAGCGTCGTCGGCGACTGCTCACTCGTCTGCAGTCTCATGATCTGCGCCAGCTACCAGAAGCGCTTCCCGAACGCGAAGATCATCAGCAACGTCATCTACCCTCAAGACCGCGACGGCAACCCGATCTTGAACCCGAAGGGCAAGTACTGTGTAAAGATGCTCATCAACGGTATTACTCGCATCGTCACGGTGGACGATCGCCTGCCTGTGAACCCTCAGTCGAGGCGCTTTCTCTGCACGAGCAGCACGGATCCGAGCGAGTTGTGGGTGTCCATTATGGAAAAGGCGTTCGTCAaggtgtgcggcggcagctacAACTTCCCCGGCAGCGTCAGCTACGCCGACCTGTACAAGCTAAGTGGGTGGCTGCCAGACTCGACGGCGTTCGACAAGCCCGAGTTCGACCGAGAGTttcagtggcggcggctttATCAAAACTTCAAGGCCGGCGCTCTGCTCTTCACAGTCAGCACCCCTGTGGAGATGCCGGCAGCGGACGAAGCGCTCGGGCTCGCCGCAGGCCACGCGTATGCAGTGCTGGACATGCAGGAGGTGGGCAAGGAGCGTGtcatgctgctgcgcaaccCGTGGGGGAAGCAGGAGTGGAACGGCAAGTACGGCCGCCGAGACACCAGCGAGGCAAGCATCGCCGTCCGCGCCGCCTTTGATCTCAAACGCAAAGAGGAGGACATGGGCGTCTTCTGCATCGCCTACGATGATGTGGTGCGCTGCTTCGACAACTGCAGTCTGAGCTGGAACCCATACATGCTGTACCGCACCCCGGAGGGTGGGCCGCGCCGACCGGTGCGCATCGCGTGCCACGGCACCTTCGACTACACCCTCAgcacggcgctgtcgccgcagctgcacattGGTGTCGTCGACGCCCcgaagcgcacgcgcatgcaccTGATCTTATCTCGCCACATCACCGACGTCTCGGAGTTTGGCCGACAGTACGAGAAGGACGACCACACGACACCGTACTTGGCCTTGAAGGTGTACGACGTGACTGACTACCCGTCTGTAGCGCAGCACCTTGGTGGCCATTGCTCGCTGGAGATGTGctactgccgccgcctcgcctcgAACTCGGACTTCAAGAACAGCATCGAGCCCCTCAACGATGTCATCTACCGCGCCTCGTCTGCGCGCACTTTCAGCTTCGACTGTCCCGCCGGCTCGAGCAAtctggtggtggtcgtgtcGCGGACTGCCTCAAAGGAGCGGCAGCCTTTCAACTTCACCGTGACCCTGCAcacggagctggagcagatgcggctgccgcggttGCAGGGCAActacggcagcggcgccgaggaCAAGAACTCCCTCCTGGCAAGCGCCAACGCCAACGCCGGGAGCCCGCACGCTGGAGTGTACATGCACATGATACCGACCTCCTCGCTCAAGTTCATGACGCGACTGTCAGGCGAGTGGGTAAAGGGCAAGACTtgcggcggccgcaccgacgccgccacgTATGTCTTCAACCCGCAGTACCGCCTGCACCTGAACCAGCCCTCGCACGTGTCGCTGAGACTGGCTGTGACAGGGTGCGAGGTGCCGTGCTCGATTCAGATGATCAAGCCGATGTCGTCCAGCAAATACGAGGAGaacgagggcagcggcggtacCAAGCGCAAGATGACTGACTTCGACGGCCGCGTCGGGAACGGCGCCAAGGCGGGCGAGCTTGTCCTTGAGAGCGCCCGCTACGCCTTTGGTGGTGCTGTTCTAGATAGCGCGCTGCCGTTCTGCGTCTGCTACGACCGCTACCGCTCCCTCGGCAAGCTGCagtggagggaggcgaagaaggtgcTGGTGAACGTGACCGCCCCGAACCGGGCGCCGGAGTTCTTCATCGTCTACGACCTCGAGGACACCGACACCGTGGCGATGCTTCTCCTGAATGCCATAAAGAAGGGTTGCGCTGCCTCCCCACGCGACGCGCACTTTACCGTGAACGAGAAGCCGATCACGCTCGAGGCCACCATCGCGTCGCTCTTCCAGCTCGCGTCCTCCCTCGGCGGTGAATCCCTCGCCTCTGGCGGGGATGGCGCGACAACTGCGAAGTCTGTCACAGTAACCCTCACCCTGGACGGGAAGGCGGCGCCGATCGAGTCTGCCTCGAGCCCACCTGTGCGGAAGCTGAAGGAAGTCATGAGCGACATCGTCTCGGATGTGCTCAAGTGCTCGTCCCAGTTCAGCAGCTACGTGCCACGCCTGACGCATCTTGCCAGGCAGGCGAACAGTGCGCTGACCGGGgccagcgacgccgacgtGCGAGCGTACATTCTCGAGCTCACCGCTTACCTTGGTGACTACGTGAAGCGGTGTGCCAGCGCGGTGCGGCCGGCACAGAcgccgcaggcgctgctTCCGCTGCTTCCTGCCGGCGATTACACGGTCATTCCATCGTTATGGGAGAAGGGCAAGCCTGGCAGCTTTGAGGTGACGGTGGAGACGTCGCAGCCACACAAGGTGTCGGCGATTccggaggaggggcacaACATGCAAGAGACGCTTGTGCGCGGCGCACTACGCCCCGTCGCTGCTTGCCTGAGCACCTCACTGATGAAGCCAAGGACAGTGCTCCGAATGAAGGATCCGTTCTTTGAGAACAGCAAGGTGCAGGTGCTCTGCCCCGCCCGCTCCGTCTTCATGAGTCGTCTCTTTGTCCTCATTGACATGGTGGATGCGGAGGCGAAGGGTCAGCCGGCCAAGGCCCCTGCCACGAACCTGAGCCTCTTCCGTGTGCACGACACGTCATCGATGGAGCTGGTGTGTGCGTCAGACGAGTACTCCCACGGCGGTGTGTCAACCCCACCtgtggagctggaggcgaagACGCAGTATCTGCTCGTGGTGAGCGCGAAGGAGAGCGTGGCTGACAAgttcctcctccgcatctataccagcggcagctgcatcgcTCAGCTGGCGAACTGAACAAGACCCACGCCGGGAGCGGGCGATGCGGGTGGGAGAGCAGCGGAGATGAAGGAGGAATCGAGCGCCTGTGTGCATCCAGCGCTGTGCCAAGTCAGACCCACGAATATGCACGGTCGGCACTCCCCGCGCGCCATGCGGGGGACGCTTTATGAACTGTCTCATCTCTTTCGTTCACAGGTCTCTGCGCCTGCCGCAGATGCGCGcatcctctgcgccgcccaTCTCGTCCTCTCTCCTTACCGATGCCGTCGTTGCACTTCACTGCCGTACGAAGCGCCGGCTGGTGTGCTCTGACGCGCTCTTCTGTTTTTCGTTCGTCTTCCACGTTTGGAAGTGCCGCGCTTTCCACTTCCGTGTGTGGGCCGCACACGAAACACCTCGTTCTGATTCATGTGCTGATGGCGTTCTGCTTTGTTCTTGTTCACGTTATATATGTCCGCTCATGACGTGTGCATCGTGCATCGtgcggatgtgtgtgtgtgtgtcggtgtgtgtgtaggcaGGTAAGCTAACaccacacagagggagagaagaaaaaaataaaaaacaGTGATGGCGTGAGCATGGGAATCACCGTTGGGCTGTGCAACCTGATGCGGTCATGGTCGTTGCCCACGATCCACATGCTCCCGCACGCGCTGATGTATGTGTAGTGATCCTATGCGCGTCCGGGTGTGTGGGCGCTTGTGCGGAGAGTTTTGTCTTTTGagtctctctcctttttttccgttcACTTTGGCTCATTGAATGGCGGCTGTGGAAAGGGCGTTGGGTACCACGTATGTTGCCGCCACCCTCTTTATCCTTGTCCGTTTTTCAGCTCCGCTACGGGGTATAGATGTTGGGTGCTCATCCACG includes:
- a CDS encoding calpain protease-like protein, whose amino-acid sequence is MSSSFPAEASMWMQNAVHLDTDHKYVEAEECYTKAIFLFRQALSNPNMADTERQKLMNYMSDVAKRIQRLRALNRTSQSAHSPGPSGSPAGSLGRHASSRQASEHTSPRGSDAAATALGARNARGKTGKTAPADAKNDMKVLDAIQVNQTDPFQASDPSPSPSATSSMSGKRTLPLASPTPSPSSAPPGKPTCGSDGAPEGGKPGDSSAAPPALTTPPPPDPSQQLFGVASHFAPRTSEMVYKAIGISIQLSQQGELKRAVDVLQHAYSRGSRERNNPGNFKEIGETLKVMRQKYYAKHPPRFLQDNPILPSEMELLRRSGVTSTILLPLWDDVQEGYGAENIFMPCEGVWEDAFTPKLCQRQISSGAVLMHFSGYRQAGLDYTIVREADPLHIRQSVVGDCSLVCSLMICASYQKRFPNAKIISNVIYPQDRDGNPILNPKGKYCVKMLINGITRIVTVDDRLPVNPQSRRFLCTSSTDPSELWVSIMEKAFVKVCGGSYNFPGSVSYADLYKLSGWLPDSTAFDKPEFDREFQWRRLYQNFKAGALLFTVSTPVEMPAADEALGLAAGHAYAVLDMQEVGKERVMLLRNPWGKQEWNGKYGRRDTSEASIAVRAAFDLKRKEEDMGVFCIAYDDVVRCFDNCSLSWNPYMLYRTPEGGPRRPVRIACHGTFDYTLSTALSPQLHIGVVDAPKRTRMHLILSRHITDVSEFGRQYEKDDHTTPYLALKVYDVTDYPSVAQHLGGHCSLEMCYCRRLASNSDFKNSIEPLNDVIYRASSARTFSFDCPAGSSNLVVVVSRTASKERQPFNFTVTLHTELEQMRLPRLQGNYGSGAEDKNSLLASANANAGSPHAGVYMHMIPTSSLKFMTRLSGEWVKGKTCGGRTDAATYVFNPQYRLHLNQPSHVSLRLAVTGCEVPCSIQMIKPMSSSKYEENEGSGGTKRKMTDFDGRVGNGAKAGELVLESARYAFGGAVLDSALPFCVCYDRYRSLGKLQWREAKKVLVNVTAPNRAPEFFIVYDLEDTDTVAMLLLNAIKKGCAASPRDAHFTVNEKPITLEATIASLFQLASSLGGESLASGGDGATTAKSVTVTLTLDGKAAPIESASSPPVRKLKEVMSDIVSDVLKCSSQFSSYVPRLTHLARQANSALTGASDADVRAYILELTAYLGDYVKRCASAVRPAQTPQALLPLLPAGDYTVIPSLWEKGKPGSFEVTVETSQPHKVSAIPEEGHNMQETLVRGALRPVAACLSTSLMKPRTVLRMKDPFFENSKVQVLCPARSVFMSRLFVLIDMVDAEAKGQPAKAPATNLSLFRVHDTSSMELVCASDEYSHGGVSTPPVELEAKTQYLLVVSAKESVADKFLLRIYTSGSCIAQLAN